The DNA segment CCTAAGCGCCGCCAGCAGCAACTGATTGTTGCGCGAACGGTGGGCGCTAAAGTCGTCCGGGATGGCGGGCAGTTCGCCGTCCACGCCGGCGAGTACCGCGTGAGGATATCCCTGTAGCCAGCCGGTACGCGGGCGCATGCCGGGCGCAACGCCATGCGTCAGGTTGGCGGCGATTTCATCGGTATCGTTGCCCAGCGCGTTAATCATGCCCACCGCAGAAATGTAAATCATATCAGTCACCCAGATATTGAATGGTGATGTGGTATTTAAAGACATGCTGTTCGATGCTGATCGGCTCGCGCTTGCCTTTGCGGTTCAGGTAGGTGATTTCCGTCACCAGTTTGCCGCGGGCATTACGCAGTTCACGCCTGTCGCCGCTGTCCGTCAGCGTCCAGCCTTTCGGCAACTGCGGCTGCCAGACGCTAATCGGCCAATGGCTGAGCATTACGTCAGCCAGCACCTGACTCGCGGGCGGCAGTTGCGGAACCACGATGGACTGCTCGGTGTGCAACCCTTTGTCATCGTAAGTGACGAGGAACAGACGAATACCCACCGACGACAGCCCCGCCAGCGTGATTTTTTTATCATCGGCATTCAGCATCACCAGCAGCGACTGAGTTTTGCCGTTAAAGCTGCCGGTGAGCAACTGCTGAGCGTTCACTGCCGGAGATATGCCCGGCGCAGGCAGCGTCACCCGCGTACCTGGCTCCAGCCACGCCTGTGGACGGCCTTCCTGCGGTTTCGGTGAGTGGCTGCAGCCGGTGAGGATCAGCGCGAAGAGGCACAGGGCTAACTGTCCGATGGCGCTACGCCAACCTGTTGACCCACCAGGCCGGATAAGGCGTAGCCGCCATCCGGCAAAAAGACGTTTCATCATTTTCGTTTCTTCTCTTTTTTCGTCGGCATCGCCAGAGGGGAAAGCAGGAACGCGGTGAAAATACCGCTTACCAGCACAATGCCAAAACTGCTGATCGCCTGGGTGGCGCTAAAGACCAGCATGCCGAGCGTCAGTAGGGTAGTCATCATAGCCAGCGTGATGGCTAACAGGGAGGTCAGCGGCGTCCCACGCGGATTACTGAAAAACAGCGTGTAGTTAATACCGATCCCCAGTACCAGCACCAGCGCCAACAGCGAGAACAGATTGACCGCATGCCCGCTCAATGCCAGCACCGCCAGGCCGCAGCCCAAAGACAATACCGACGGCACGAGGCTGATACCTCCTCTGCGCCAGCCCAACCGGGCGATCGCGCCGCAGGCAATCACCGCCAGCGCGACAAACAGCAAACCGGTCAGTACGTTGCGATACAGCGCAAACAGACTGTCAAAGGTGCTTTTGCGATCCACCCACGCGACGCCGGGATATTTCTCGCTGAGCGCGTTGAGCGCAGCGCTCTGCTTGACGCCTTCCACCGGCACCAGTACGCCGCTTTCACCGTCGGCCAGGCTCAACCACAGCAGCCGCCAGCCTTCGCTGGCCGGGCTGGCAAGCCAGGCGCCAACGGTAACCGGCATAGGGGTTAGATCGGGATTGACCGTCGTCAGCCCGGCGCTGTTCAGGGCGAGGATGACCGCCGGCGCGGCGTTTTTCAGCAAGGCGAGATCCTGCTGCTGACGGGTCAGTGAATTCAATGGGATCGTGCGATAGCCGCTGAGCAGTCCCTCTTTTTTCGCCTGCGCCAACGACGGAACAAAGGCTTCCAGTCGTTCCAGCGTCTGCTGGGGGGCGTCGCCGTACACCACAAACCACTTCTGATCGACACTCTGTCCGGTCAGCGCGGTTATGGTTTTTTCCTGCGCCAGAATGTGCTGCGGCAGCGCCTGCAACTGCGAGATATCGTCATCCACGCGCAGGGTCGCCAGACCCGCCAGTGAGAAAAGCGCGAGTGCGACCGGCAGACCGACGGAGAGCTTCTTATTGCGTCGCCAGGCGGCAAGCCAGCGCAGCATCAACACCATCGCCGGAACCGGACGCACCGGTAGCCCGCGACACAGCCACGGATGCCAGAAAATCACCGTCAGGCAGGAAGCGCTCAGTCCTGCAGCCGCAAATACCGCCATCTGGCGAATGCCGGGGAAGGGGGCGAGCATCATGATCAGGTAGGCCGCAACGGTGGTCAGCAGCGCCAGCAGCAGGGCATTTCGCACTTTCGCCAGACTTTGCCAGGGCGAGGTTTCCGCGCCATGCACCATCCGTTCGGTCAGGTAATACAACGTGTAGTCGGCGGAGATGCCGATGATGCTCATGCTCATCACCAGCGTCATCAGATGCAGTTCACCGAACAACAGCAGCGTGACGACGGTTCCCGCCAGCGCGCCAATGCCAATCGACAGCAGACACAGCAGCAACGGGCGCAGCGAGCGGAACACCGCGACAATCAGCAGCAGCACGCCCAGCACCGTCGCCACGCCGAGCGTGGAGACATCCTGTTTTGCCTGCTGGCTGGCGTAATCGCTGTAGAAGACCGTGCCACGCGACAGTAGCTGCGCCTGCGGATAGCGCGCTTTCAGCTCCTCTGCAAGCGTGCTGAGCGTGGTCACCAGATGATGCGTTTGTTGCATATCGAACGACGAACCGGCCAGTTCACCATGCAGCAGATACCAGTAGTTTCCCTCGGGGTCTTGCGCCACCAGCCAGCCGTCCATCAGCCGCAGACGCTGGCCGTTTTCGGCCATCGCCAGCTGCGATCCGCGCATCAGCATCAGCGGGTCGTTTTGCAGCTCTTTCCCGCTGACGCCAGAAAACGCGGAATAGAGTTGAGACAGAATCCATTGCGCCTGCGCGTCGCCGCCGTTTTGCAGACGGGCGCGAGTTTGCGGGTCAATCAAACCGTTGCGGTGCTGCCAGAAGAACGCGCCCCATGCCTGTTGGCTGTCGGCGTCCATCGGGCCTTTCACCTCTGCCAGCGCCTGTGATTGTTGCAGCATCGCCAGCCAGTTACGGGCGATTGTCGGGTCAGCCTTTTTACCGGGACTGATCAGCCAGACCAGTTGGCGGTCAAGACGCTGCATAAAGCCGTCATTCAGGCTCGGCGGAATCGCCCCCAGCGCCTGTTTTGGCAGCATCGCCAGCACGCTGCTGTTGAGCCGCGCCTGAGGCAGCAACATCAGCAACACGCCCAGCATCATGATGCAGGCGATTCCCCATAACAGCGCGGGGCGTTTACTGGGCGGCAAAGCGTTGGCGTTCGTCATCAGTCAGTTGCGCAGGCGTCAGTTGGTGTTGGGAAAGCGCGATATCCGTGCGGTCGCCCTGTTTGTCGTTTAGCTCAATACGTTCCAGATAGGTTTTTCCGGCCAGGTCGATGGTGGCGAAGATCTTATCCAGTGGCGTGGTGATCGGCGTCAGGCGCAGCGTCCAGCGACCCTCTCCGCTATCCGCAAACTCCACGCGGAAGTTTTGTTCCAGCACCTTGCGGTCGGCCTGAAACAGCCCGCGCAGCAGGTGGTTAAACTGGAACATCTGCGGGTTGTTATCGGCGGTGATGGTCTGCGGCGGCTGACCGTTGATGGACTGCACCATTCGCGTATCGTCCAGCAACAATTGCATCGGGAACGGACGGGTTTGATCCCACAAAAGCCCCTGGTCACGGGCGATCAACATCGTTCCCGCGGATCGCAGCGGCTGCGGCAGATCCTTAATCGTCCGGGTTTGATCGAAATGCGCGCGGATCACCGGCTGTTCGGTAAAGCGCTGTTGCAATTCGTCGAGCGTCAACGCGCTAACAAACGGGCTGATAAGCAGCGCCAGCAGCGGTAGAAATCTCATGGCGTTACTCCCATTCGTTCAAACAGAATGTCCGGGCAGACGAAGCACATTTCGCGGCTTTTCTCTTCCACCGCGACCTGAATGGTGTAACCCGTCGTCGCGCGTTTCCCGCTTTCGGCATCGAAAATTTCATAGCCAATGCGCAGGCGGTTTTCGAACTCTTCCAGACGCGCGCGTACGCGAATGCGCTGTTCAAAGGTCAGCGGATTGCGGTATTTGACGCGGGTATCCACCACCGGCCACAGGTAGCCGGAGGCTTTCATCTGGCGATAGCCGTAGTCGAACTGGTTCAGCAGCGCTTCGCGGGCGATCTCGAAGTAACGGAAATAGTTGCCATGCCATGCCACGCCCATCATATCGACGTCGTGAAACGGAATGGTCAGCTCAACTTCAGCCGTAAAGCGGGGATCGTTCAGCACCCTTTACTCCTTGTTTTTGGGTTCCGGCAACTGCCAGAAATCGAAAAAGTTAAACCAGTCGAGTGGCGACTGTAACGCGTAATGCTCAAGACGTTCGGCATAGCGGTCGATGGTCTGCTGTAGCGCCTGCTGGCGTTCGGCACGCGGTAGTACCAGCGGATCGGCGAACGGCTCGCAGTGAATGCACAGCTTCTCCTGCTGACGCAGGGCAAAGAGGAGATCCACCGGGCAGCGCAAGATTGAGGCAAGGATAAATGGCCCCTGCGGGAACGGGGCGGCTTGCCCCATGAAACGGCTCCAGCAGACGCGCCATTCGCCACCACGCTGGGGATTTACCGCAATGCGATCGCCGACAATAGCAATCCATTCCCCGCGCTCCAGCTTCTCTTTGAGCGCAATGGCGGTGTCCGGGCCGATGTCGGTCACTGGCATCAGGTTGAGTCCGGCCTGCGGCGCCATCTCTTCCATAATCTGCTTAAAACGCCGGGCGTTATCGCTGAACACCAGCGCGTTGATGGTTTTGCTGCCCTGCAACTGCGCCAGCGCGCGACAGGCTTCAACATCGCCCAGGTGGGAGGCCAGCAGTAGCTTACCGCGAGGATCGCTGACGTTCAGCGCCTCTTCAGCCCCTGGCGCAAACACCACGTCGCGGCCAAAATGCAGTTCACCGCGCCAGCTGGCGATTTTATCGAGCATCGCGTTGCCGAAGCGCAGAAAGTGTTGATAACTGGTGAGGTTAGCTGGAACTGGCCTCTGGCGTGCGGCCAACTGCGCATGCACGCGGGCGATCCAGTTCTGTGAAGCGCGGCGTGCAGAGGACGCGGTCAGCCAGTAGACGCCGACCACCGGCCAGAGCAGCAACGTGAACGCCTTGCGTCCCAGCAAACGCCATACCCATAGCATCAGGCGCATTCCCCACAGCCCTTTCACCTCCTGCTGGCGCGCCCAGTGCGGCGACGTTCGACGCAGCAGCAGTGACGGGATGCGTGGCAACATGCCGAAGAACAGGCGCGTGTGCATCAGCGAAATGCGACAGTTATCTTTGAAAGCATCGAAGTGCGACAGTCCGTCCGGCGGATAGGTCACGCGAGTCGGGACAAAATAGCTGGGGGTGCCCTGCCACCAGAGACGCACCATCACTTCGGTGTCGAAATCCATCCTCTTGCCAAGCGTCACCCGCTGCGCCAGCTGGCGCGTAGGACCGACAGGGTAGACGCGAAAGCCGCACATGCTGTCTTTCAGTTGCAGGGACAGGGTTTCAATCCAGACCCAGACATGGGTTATCCAGCGCCCGTACAGGCGCGAACGGGGAATGGAATCATCGTAAATCGGCTGTCCGGAGATCAGCGCGGCGGGATGGGTCTGCGCCAGTTCCAGCAGTTTTGGGATGTCTTCAATGGCATGTTGACCATCGGCATCGACCTGGACGGCATGGGTAAATCCGGCTTCTGCCGCCGCCTCTAATCCACGGATCACCGCCGCGCCTTTTCCGGCGTTTTCCGCCAGACGGATTAAGGTCAGACCGGCGGTGTCCACGGTGAGTCTGTCCAGTTCCTGCTGCGTGGTTGCATCGCTGCCGTCGTCCACCACAATACACGGCAGATTAAACGGCTGCAGGCGTGTCAGGACACGCGACATCATGGCGCCGTGGTTATAGCAGGGGATCAGCACGCAGGGGGAAAAGGTTAACGACATAGTCGGATCTTCCCGCTGCTGGCGGTATGGCGCGCGTCGCCATCGTGGCGTTGATAGCTGAACGTCAGGATCTGACGCGCCTCCTGCCAGCTCAGCGTTAGCGTGACGGTGTTTTCCGGCAGCAGCGGCGCCTGGAACTTCACGTTCTGAATGCTGTGAAAACGCCAGCCGGGAGCGAGCAGGGTGGTGGCATAGTGCATCACCCAGTCCATCTGCGCGACGCCCGGCAGCAGCGGCTGCACGGCAAAATGACCGCTAAACCAGAACAGGGAAGGATCGAGGTGCAGGACGATCTCTACCTGTTGGGGCTGTGCCTGATGGCGCTCAATTTCATGGGGTATCATGAAACAACTCCTGTAATTGCGCATAGACACGCTTATTCATACTGTTGACCGGGATTTCGTCGATGACCCGCCAGTAACGCGGTACGGCGACCGGCTCGAGCCACGGCAGAAGCGCTCGCCGCCACGTCAGCTCCTGCGTTTTTCCCCCGCTGTTCTGCCAGCGCTGGCGCGCCTCGTCATCCAGTACCAGCAGTACGCCCACGCCCTGGCGACCGCCGCGGGTGATCGGCAGGGCGGCGACTTCGCGGATGCCCTTCAGCTCCAGCAGGCGGTGTTCGACTTCGCTGAGCGAAATGCGCTTCTCTTCAATTTTGACTACCCGTCCACGACGTCCCATCAGACGGAACTGGCCGTTTGGCTCAAATTGCAGGATATCGTCGAGCAACAGACCGTTAGCATCGGCAATCAGCGGAGAAAAGACGCGAAATGCGGCATCTTCTGCGGTAAATGACACGCCAGGGAAGGGTAGCCAGGCGACGTTCTCCTGCTGACGATAGCGCCAGGCGAGAATACCGGTTTCGGTGCTACCGTAGATTTCATCCGGCCAGACGTTCAGCCAGGCGGCGGTTTGCGTGACGTCCTGCCACGGTAACATGCCGCCCGCCGACAAAATCATTGCCACTGGCGGTGCGGGAAGCTGGTGGTCGAGACGTTTTAAAAACGCCGGGCTGCTGATGAACACATAGCGATGTTCGTGACCCAGCGCAGCCAGTTGCTCCGCGTAGTAGAGCATGGCTGCATGCAGCGGCAGGCCAAGGGCCATTGGCAGGAAAATACGGAACGTCAGACCGTATAGATGCTGCGGCACGACGGAGGCTACCACCCGGCACCCCGTCAGGCGGTCGGCAAAGCGCGCCGCCAGCAGTTCGGCTTCGTGGTCCAGACGGGCAACAGGTTTGACGATGCGCTTCGGCTGTCCCGTCGAACCGGAGGTAAACAGCTCAACATACGCATCGTGGCGCAGGGGCGGGAAGAAGCACGCCTCATCGCTGAGCGTCATTGCTGAGCTGACCACCCACAGCGGCCCTTGCCAGCCGAGCGTTTTATCGCTCAGCACACCGTCAAACAACGCCCGCTGCTCGTCGAGCAAAGAGACGCGATTATGCCCCGGAATCACGGGCGTTTTCCCCGCATGCAGGGTCGCCAGCAACGCGACAATAAACAGATAGCTGTTTTCAAAACAGAGCGCCCAGCGATCGCCTTCCTGCTGTTGCAGGTGTGCCATCAGTTGCGCGACATCGTGGCGCAAGTGACCGAGCGTCCAGTGGCGTTCGTCCAGCCAGGCGACAGGCGTGTTCGCTGGACGGGGGGAGGTGAGCCATTCGGCAAGCGTCAGGGTCTGTTTCATTGTGAATCTCGATTCATCATCCAATGGCGTACCAGCCATTCGCTGCCCATCAGTAACCCCATCAGCAGGTAGGCAATCATGCCATTCCATGCGGTCCACATCGCCATATCGCCATGGAGGGCGGTAAACAACGCCACGCCGCCATTGACGATAAAAAAGGCGCACCAGATCTGCGTCACCCGGCGGGTGTATCGCACCGCCACATCCGGAAGCTGGGGATCGCGCAGTCGCGCCAGTCGTTCAACGATGGGCATCGATGACCAGAGCGAACCGCCAAAAACGGCAAGCATGACGGCATTCACGACAACCGGATAAAACAGCAGAAGCTGATGGGTTTTAAGCAGGTAACTGGCGACGCACAGGGTGATACCCACTGCTGCCACCACCTGAGTGACTATGCGCAGCGGACCCGCCTGTCGCCGGGTCTGGCGAAAGCGTAAGAACAGCAGGAGTGCCATCAGCGGCAGTAACCACTGCAGGCTGTGGTGCGCCAGACCAAACCAAATCAGGAAAGGCCAGGCAAGCAACAGCACGCCTGTCAGCACAGGCAATGTGCGAATGCCGGACACGGCGAATCAGGCTTCTTTAAGCAGGCGTTCTACCGCGTCAACGACATCCTGCACGGTGCGTACGGCTTTGAACTCTTCCGGCTTGATCTTCTTACCGGTTTTCTTTTGCAGATGGACGATCATGTCGACCGCATCGATGCTGTCCAGCTCAAGATCTTCGTACAGACGCGCCTCAGGTTTGATGTCCTGCGGGTCTATCTCAAACAGCTTAACCAGCAGCGCAGAGACTTCGTCATAAATGGCGTGTTGATCGGTCATAACGGACTCTCCTCAGGCACGTTGCGCATTAATGAACGATGCCAGCGTGGCGACGGAGAAGAAGTGCCGACGCATCTCTTCACTTTCCGCGGAAAGCACCACACCGTACTGATTTTTTACCGCCAGTCCCAGTTCCAGGGCATCAATCGAGTCCAGCCCCAGGCCGTCGCCAAACAGCGCCGCCTCGGTGTCAATGTCGTCTGTCGACAGTTCGTCCAGATTCAATGTTGTTATGATGAGATTTTTAATTTCAAGATAAAGCGCTTGCATCATTAATTCCTGAGAGAGGTAACGTACCTGGTTGTAATTGAAGCAAAAGATGCCGGTTTAGCTGTCTTGCCGCCAGCGCCGGTTCTTGTAAATTTGCGTCGTAAAAGTGGTCAATCTTCACCCGCTCGCGTACCTCGACGGTAAACAGCGGTTTTGTGGGGGGCACCTGATACCATTTGCTTTCTTTATCCAGCATGCGCTGGCTGCAATGGATGGTCACTACGCGAATATCGCTGCCGCAGCGCACGGCGATATTCGCCGCGCCGCGTTGCAGCGTCATGGTCTCACCGGGGCGAGTGCGGGTGCCTTCGGGGAAAATTAAAATCGTATCGCCCTGCGCCAGGCGTTGTTGGCTGGCTGGTAACAGGGCGTCGGCCTGGCTGTTCACCAGATAATCCGCGGCACGCACTACGCCGCTAAGGAACGGGTTCTTCAGCAGCGCGCTCTTCACCAGACAGTCTGTTTCGGGCATCACCGACGCCAGCAGGACATAATCGATCAGGGTGGGGTGATTTGCGACCACCAGACATCCGCGTTCCTGACGCAAAATATCCACCCCGTTCATCTGATAATCCAGCACGCCCAGCACCCGGGTTACCGTTAAAAAGAGACGGAAACTGGCGGCAATGCTGCGTCGGGCAATGCGGCGACGCCGGGCATTGTCCCATACGAACACTAATAAAATGTTAAACCAGACGACCGAAA comes from the Citrobacter amalonaticus genome and includes:
- a CDS encoding DUF3261 domain-containing protein codes for the protein MMKRLFAGWRLRLIRPGGSTGWRSAIGQLALCLFALILTGCSHSPKPQEGRPQAWLEPGTRVTLPAPGISPAVNAQQLLTGSFNGKTQSLLVMLNADDKKITLAGLSSVGIRLFLVTYDDKGLHTEQSIVVPQLPPASQVLADVMLSHWPISVWQPQLPKGWTLTDSGDRRELRNARGKLVTEITYLNRKGKREPISIEQHVFKYHITIQYLGD
- a CDS encoding MMPL family transporter; amino-acid sequence: MTNANALPPSKRPALLWGIACIMMLGVLLMLLPQARLNSSVLAMLPKQALGAIPPSLNDGFMQRLDRQLVWLISPGKKADPTIARNWLAMLQQSQALAEVKGPMDADSQQAWGAFFWQHRNGLIDPQTRARLQNGGDAQAQWILSQLYSAFSGVSGKELQNDPLMLMRGSQLAMAENGQRLRLMDGWLVAQDPEGNYWYLLHGELAGSSFDMQQTHHLVTTLSTLAEELKARYPQAQLLSRGTVFYSDYASQQAKQDVSTLGVATVLGVLLLIVAVFRSLRPLLLCLLSIGIGALAGTVVTLLLFGELHLMTLVMSMSIIGISADYTLYYLTERMVHGAETSPWQSLAKVRNALLLALLTTVAAYLIMMLAPFPGIRQMAVFAAAGLSASCLTVIFWHPWLCRGLPVRPVPAMVLMLRWLAAWRRNKKLSVGLPVALALFSLAGLATLRVDDDISQLQALPQHILAQEKTITALTGQSVDQKWFVVYGDAPQQTLERLEAFVPSLAQAKKEGLLSGYRTIPLNSLTRQQQDLALLKNAAPAVILALNSAGLTTVNPDLTPMPVTVGAWLASPASEGWRLLWLSLADGESGVLVPVEGVKQSAALNALSEKYPGVAWVDRKSTFDSLFALYRNVLTGLLFVALAVIACGAIARLGWRRGGISLVPSVLSLGCGLAVLALSGHAVNLFSLLALVLVLGIGINYTLFFSNPRGTPLTSLLAITLAMMTTLLTLGMLVFSATQAISSFGIVLVSGIFTAFLLSPLAMPTKKEKKRK
- a CDS encoding LolA family protein: MRFLPLLALLISPFVSALTLDELQQRFTEQPVIRAHFDQTRTIKDLPQPLRSAGTMLIARDQGLLWDQTRPFPMQLLLDDTRMVQSINGQPPQTITADNNPQMFQFNHLLRGLFQADRKVLEQNFRVEFADSGEGRWTLRLTPITTPLDKIFATIDLAGKTYLERIELNDKQGDRTDIALSQHQLTPAQLTDDERQRFAAQ
- a CDS encoding acyl-CoA thioesterase, whose translation is MLNDPRFTAEVELTIPFHDVDMMGVAWHGNYFRYFEIAREALLNQFDYGYRQMKASGYLWPVVDTRVKYRNPLTFEQRIRVRARLEEFENRLRIGYEIFDAESGKRATTGYTIQVAVEEKSREMCFVCPDILFERMGVTP
- a CDS encoding glycosyltransferase family 2 protein encodes the protein MSLTFSPCVLIPCYNHGAMMSRVLTRLQPFNLPCIVVDDGSDATTQQELDRLTVDTAGLTLIRLAENAGKGAAVIRGLEAAAEAGFTHAVQVDADGQHAIEDIPKLLELAQTHPAALISGQPIYDDSIPRSRLYGRWITHVWVWIETLSLQLKDSMCGFRVYPVGPTRQLAQRVTLGKRMDFDTEVMVRLWWQGTPSYFVPTRVTYPPDGLSHFDAFKDNCRISLMHTRLFFGMLPRIPSLLLRRTSPHWARQQEVKGLWGMRLMLWVWRLLGRKAFTLLLWPVVGVYWLTASSARRASQNWIARVHAQLAARQRPVPANLTSYQHFLRFGNAMLDKIASWRGELHFGRDVVFAPGAEEALNVSDPRGKLLLASHLGDVEACRALAQLQGSKTINALVFSDNARRFKQIMEEMAPQAGLNLMPVTDIGPDTAIALKEKLERGEWIAIVGDRIAVNPQRGGEWRVCWSRFMGQAAPFPQGPFILASILRCPVDLLFALRQQEKLCIHCEPFADPLVLPRAERQQALQQTIDRYAERLEHYALQSPLDWFNFFDFWQLPEPKNKE
- a CDS encoding beta-hydroxyacyl-ACP dehydratase, producing MIPHEIERHQAQPQQVEIVLHLDPSLFWFSGHFAVQPLLPGVAQMDWVMHYATTLLAPGWRFHSIQNVKFQAPLLPENTVTLTLSWQEARQILTFSYQRHDGDARHTASSGKIRLCR
- a CDS encoding AMP-binding protein, coding for MKQTLTLAEWLTSPRPANTPVAWLDERHWTLGHLRHDVAQLMAHLQQQEGDRWALCFENSYLFIVALLATLHAGKTPVIPGHNRVSLLDEQRALFDGVLSDKTLGWQGPLWVVSSAMTLSDEACFFPPLRHDAYVELFTSGSTGQPKRIVKPVARLDHEAELLAARFADRLTGCRVVASVVPQHLYGLTFRIFLPMALGLPLHAAMLYYAEQLAALGHEHRYVFISSPAFLKRLDHQLPAPPVAMILSAGGMLPWQDVTQTAAWLNVWPDEIYGSTETGILAWRYRQQENVAWLPFPGVSFTAEDAAFRVFSPLIADANGLLLDDILQFEPNGQFRLMGRRGRVVKIEEKRISLSEVEHRLLELKGIREVAALPITRGGRQGVGVLLVLDDEARQRWQNSGGKTQELTWRRALLPWLEPVAVPRYWRVIDEIPVNSMNKRVYAQLQELFHDTP
- a CDS encoding acyl carrier protein — protein: MTDQHAIYDEVSALLVKLFEIDPQDIKPEARLYEDLELDSIDAVDMIVHLQKKTGKKIKPEEFKAVRTVQDVVDAVERLLKEA
- a CDS encoding phosphopantetheine-binding protein, which produces MQALYLEIKNLIITTLNLDELSTDDIDTEAALFGDGLGLDSIDALELGLAVKNQYGVVLSAESEEMRRHFFSVATLASFINAQRA
- a CDS encoding lysophospholipid acyltransferase family protein — its product is MALESVMKGVISMLNRLWRIAMTGFCFALFGLGGLLLSVVWFNILLVFVWDNARRRRIARRSIAASFRLFLTVTRVLGVLDYQMNGVDILRQERGCLVVANHPTLIDYVLLASVMPETDCLVKSALLKNPFLSGVVRAADYLVNSQADALLPASQQRLAQGDTILIFPEGTRTRPGETMTLQRGAANIAVRCGSDIRVVTIHCSQRMLDKESKWYQVPPTKPLFTVEVRERVKIDHFYDANLQEPALAARQLNRHLLLQLQPGTLPLSGINDASALS